A window of Prolixibacter sp. SD074 contains these coding sequences:
- the lptB gene encoding LPS export ABC transporter ATP-binding protein codes for MKLRAENIVKKYRKRTVVKGVSIDVQQGEIVGLLGPNGAGKTTSFYMIVGLIRANGGRIFLDEKDITSYPVYRRAQLGIGYLAQEASVFRQLSVEDNIKAVLEMTKFPKEYQKEQLESLLDEFGLQRIRKSKGIQLSGGERRRTEIARALAIKPAFILLDEPFAGVDPIAVEDIQQIVYRLKDKNIGILITDHNVHETLSITDRSYLLFDGNILKSGTAEELAADEDVRKVYLGKNFELRKGKRKSKPE; via the coding sequence ATGAAGCTTAGGGCTGAAAATATTGTTAAAAAATATCGGAAACGCACCGTAGTAAAAGGAGTGTCGATTGATGTGCAGCAGGGAGAGATTGTCGGACTGCTGGGACCAAACGGTGCCGGAAAAACCACTTCATTTTACATGATTGTAGGCCTGATTCGTGCCAATGGTGGCCGTATTTTTCTGGACGAAAAAGATATTACTTCATACCCGGTTTACCGAAGAGCGCAGCTTGGCATTGGGTATTTGGCCCAGGAAGCTTCGGTCTTCCGCCAGTTAAGTGTGGAAGACAATATCAAGGCTGTTTTGGAGATGACCAAGTTCCCGAAGGAATACCAAAAAGAACAACTGGAATCGTTGTTGGATGAGTTTGGCTTGCAACGTATCCGGAAAAGTAAAGGGATACAACTTTCGGGAGGTGAACGCCGCCGAACAGAGATTGCCCGTGCTCTTGCCATCAAGCCGGCTTTTATCCTTCTTGATGAACCATTTGCCGGAGTCGACCCCATTGCGGTGGAAGATATTCAGCAAATTGTTTATCGCCTGAAGGACAAAAATATTGGCATCCTGATTACCGATCATAACGTACACGAAACCCTCTCGATTACCGACCGCTCGTACCTGTTGTTTGACGGTAATATTCTGAAAAGCGGAACGGCAGAGGAATTGGCGGCAGACGAAGATGTGCGCAAGGTTTATCTCGGCAAAAACTTCGAACTAAGAAAAGGAAAACGGAAAAGTAAGCCTGAGTAG
- the tatC gene encoding twin-arginine translocase subunit TatC — protein sequence MAEQEKLPGGKSTNENRKKKEEEMSFLEHLEVLRWHLVRAVVAVVIFAILAFANYHFIFDTLILEPKTPAFPTNQFFNWISQVLNIPALAINNKPLQIININMAGQFATHIKVSLLGGVILGFPYLFWEFWRFIKPALYEKEQKYATGAVVYSSLLFIIGILFGYYLIVPLSVNFLGSYDISDQVTNQINLSSYISTISSIVLAGGIVFELPVAIYFLSKVGLVTPNFMRRYRRHSYIVLLLLSAIITPPDVFSQIMVCFPLIFLYEIGIVISKRVAKKREEDLLEA from the coding sequence ATGGCTGAACAGGAAAAATTACCTGGCGGAAAATCAACGAACGAAAATAGGAAAAAAAAAGAAGAAGAAATGTCTTTCCTTGAACATCTGGAAGTTCTTAGGTGGCATCTGGTCCGTGCAGTAGTCGCCGTGGTGATTTTCGCTATCCTCGCTTTTGCCAACTACCACTTCATTTTCGATACGTTGATATTGGAACCCAAAACGCCGGCGTTTCCCACCAACCAGTTTTTTAACTGGATTTCGCAAGTGCTGAATATCCCGGCGTTGGCGATTAATAACAAACCGTTGCAGATTATCAATATTAATATGGCCGGACAGTTCGCTACCCACATCAAGGTTTCTTTGCTGGGAGGTGTCATTCTCGGATTTCCGTATCTCTTCTGGGAGTTTTGGCGATTCATCAAGCCGGCTTTGTACGAAAAAGAGCAAAAATATGCCACAGGAGCCGTAGTTTACAGCTCACTACTTTTTATTATCGGCATCCTGTTTGGTTACTACCTGATTGTTCCACTATCGGTAAATTTTCTTGGCTCGTACGACATCAGCGACCAGGTTACCAACCAAATCAACCTGAGCAGCTACATCAGTACCATCAGTTCCATTGTCCTCGCCGGAGGTATAGTGTTTGAACTTCCGGTAGCCATTTATTTTTTAAGTAAAGTAGGACTGGTTACCCCCAATTTCATGCGGAGGTACCGAAGGCATTCCTACATCGTCCTGCTGCTGCTTTCAGCCATTATCACGCCGCCCGATGTTTTCAGCCAAATAATGGTCTGTTTCCCATTGATTTTCCTTTATGAAATCGGAATTGTGATTTCGAAACGGGTGGCCAAAAAGCGTGAAGAAGATTTGCTGGAAGCTTAA
- the recQ gene encoding DNA helicase RecQ: MNKGVSLSAQLQKYFGFDRFKGQQEEIIESVLEGNDTFVLMPTGGGKSLCYQLPALLQEGTAIVISPLIALMKNQVDAIRSFSTEEGVAHFLNSSLTKSAIQKVRDDVLAQRTKLLYVAPESLTKEENIEFLKNVNISFYAIDEAHCISEWGHDFRPEYRRIRPIVNEIGHAPIIALTATATPKVQHDIQKNLGMLDARVFKSSFNRPNLFYEVRPKVKPVEQIIKYIKDNAGKSGIIYCLSRKKVEELAATLQVNGIRALAYHAGMDSATRSGNQDKFLMEEVDVIVATIAFGMGIDKPDVRFVIHYDIPKSLEGYYQETGRAGRDGGEGHCITMYSYKDIQKLEKFMQGKPVAEQEIGQQLLLDTVAYAESALCRRTILLNYFGEHYEVENCGSCDNCMNPKEQIEGKEMVVLALNAVTGVKEQFKGEHIVNILIGNDTAAVKSFRHHEISVFGSGKEYDVRLWNAVFRQCIISGFLRKDIENYGVLKLTDEGRNYLKNPHSFLVVKNHNYEAADEEPAAPQGTSAGDPELFNMLKKLRREMSQKLNLPPFVIFQDPSLSDMSVQYPTNLDELQGIAGVGQGKARRYGKEFVDLIAKYVDEKGIERAQDMVYRSVANKSKNKVFIIQGIDRKIPLDEIASSKDQSMTDLLSEIEAIVHSGTKLNIDYYLNDVLDEDQVGDIFAYFREDAESDSLEEAMAELGEEYSEEEVRLVRIKFLSEMGN; encoded by the coding sequence ATGAATAAAGGTGTTTCTCTTTCTGCCCAATTGCAGAAATATTTCGGTTTCGACCGGTTTAAGGGGCAGCAGGAGGAGATTATTGAAAGCGTGCTGGAAGGGAACGATACCTTTGTATTAATGCCCACTGGTGGTGGAAAATCGTTGTGCTACCAGTTGCCAGCCTTGTTGCAGGAAGGAACAGCCATTGTCATATCCCCCCTAATCGCGTTGATGAAGAACCAGGTGGATGCCATCCGGAGTTTCAGTACAGAAGAAGGTGTGGCCCACTTTCTTAACTCATCATTGACTAAATCAGCAATTCAAAAGGTAAGGGACGACGTGCTGGCACAGCGTACAAAACTGTTGTATGTAGCCCCTGAATCGCTGACCAAGGAGGAAAACATTGAATTCCTGAAAAACGTTAATATTTCGTTTTATGCCATCGACGAGGCGCACTGTATTTCGGAGTGGGGACATGATTTCCGGCCGGAATACCGTCGGATACGTCCCATTGTAAACGAAATAGGACATGCGCCCATTATCGCGCTAACTGCTACGGCTACCCCAAAGGTCCAGCACGATATCCAGAAGAACCTGGGGATGCTCGATGCCAGGGTCTTTAAGTCGTCGTTTAATCGGCCCAACCTTTTTTACGAAGTCAGGCCAAAGGTTAAGCCTGTTGAGCAAATCATCAAATATATCAAGGACAATGCCGGGAAATCGGGTATTATATATTGTCTCAGCCGGAAAAAAGTAGAAGAGCTGGCAGCCACATTGCAGGTCAACGGTATTCGTGCCCTTGCATATCATGCCGGTATGGACTCGGCCACCCGTTCCGGAAATCAGGACAAATTCCTGATGGAGGAGGTGGATGTGATTGTGGCCACGATTGCTTTTGGGATGGGAATCGACAAACCCGATGTCCGTTTTGTGATTCATTACGACATTCCCAAGTCGCTCGAAGGTTATTATCAGGAAACGGGCCGGGCCGGGCGCGATGGAGGCGAGGGGCATTGTATTACAATGTACAGCTATAAGGATATTCAGAAACTGGAGAAATTCATGCAAGGTAAGCCGGTTGCTGAACAGGAGATTGGGCAGCAGCTGTTGCTCGATACAGTAGCTTATGCTGAATCGGCTTTGTGCCGGCGCACCATTTTACTGAACTATTTTGGCGAGCATTACGAAGTTGAAAATTGCGGGTCTTGTGACAACTGCATGAACCCGAAGGAGCAGATTGAGGGCAAAGAGATGGTTGTCTTGGCACTGAACGCTGTAACCGGGGTGAAAGAGCAGTTCAAGGGAGAACATATTGTCAATATCCTGATCGGAAACGATACCGCCGCTGTAAAATCATTCAGGCATCACGAGATATCTGTTTTCGGTTCGGGGAAAGAGTACGATGTGAGGCTGTGGAATGCAGTATTCCGGCAGTGTATTATCTCTGGTTTTCTCCGCAAGGATATTGAAAATTACGGTGTATTGAAACTGACGGACGAAGGCCGTAACTACCTGAAAAATCCGCATTCGTTTTTGGTTGTAAAAAATCATAACTATGAGGCTGCGGACGAAGAACCAGCTGCCCCGCAGGGAACTTCAGCCGGTGATCCGGAGCTCTTTAACATGCTGAAAAAGTTACGCAGGGAAATGTCTCAGAAACTTAATCTGCCACCATTCGTCATCTTCCAGGATCCGTCACTTTCCGATATGTCTGTCCAGTATCCGACAAATCTTGATGAGCTTCAGGGAATTGCCGGGGTAGGACAGGGAAAAGCACGCCGGTACGGGAAAGAGTTTGTTGATTTGATTGCCAAATATGTGGACGAAAAAGGTATTGAGCGGGCGCAGGACATGGTGTACCGCTCGGTAGCCAACAAATCGAAAAATAAGGTATTCATCATCCAGGGTATCGATCGGAAAATCCCGTTAGATGAGATCGCTTCTTCGAAAGATCAGTCGATGACCGATTTATTAAGTGAAATCGAAGCCATCGTCCATTCGGGTACAAAACTAAATATCGACTATTACCTAAACGATGTACTCGATGAGGATCAGGTAGGTGACATTTTTGCTTACTTCCGGGAAGATGCCGAGAGCGATTCGCTGGAAGAGGCGATGGCCGAACTGGGCGAAGAGTATAGTGAGGAGGAGGTCCGGCTGGTCCGGATCAAATTCCTGAGTGAGATGGGAAACTAA
- a CDS encoding CPBP family intramembrane glutamic endopeptidase, with protein sequence MKKVLFVLLRTILLHAVFVVLLLGLTGIYYLLRGEIEGTGFVPRSYAEIPHNQLIMAIVTFMAAFLTIMLLVRFIDKRSLSDMLKIRFNLNQFVYGSLLGAALIILVTFVLISMDQVGLGKGNFHMQSMLYLLLYYLFVSLYEEFLYRGYLLGYYTKQMPVYLAVILTAVVFALMHMANRSFNAIALINVILLGVVLGLLRIRGRNLWAPIGLHFLWNFVQGPVFGFSVSGSPRTHGLFLMWLHGNENLTGGSFGPNASLVTLAVLLALSSWLAYRQFYQRPVNELAE encoded by the coding sequence ATGAAGAAAGTCTTATTTGTTCTCCTCAGGACTATATTATTGCATGCGGTATTTGTTGTGCTACTGCTGGGGCTTACCGGCATATATTACCTCCTAAGAGGGGAGATTGAAGGTACCGGGTTTGTACCCCGTTCATATGCAGAAATCCCCCATAATCAACTTATAATGGCCATAGTGACATTCATGGCCGCCTTTTTGACCATTATGTTACTGGTGCGTTTTATCGATAAGCGTTCGCTGTCCGACATGCTGAAAATCCGGTTCAACCTGAACCAATTTGTGTACGGAAGTTTGCTGGGTGCGGCACTGATTATTCTGGTCACTTTTGTTTTGATATCGATGGACCAGGTGGGCCTGGGAAAAGGTAATTTTCATATGCAAAGTATGCTTTACCTGCTGCTGTATTACCTTTTTGTATCGCTGTACGAAGAGTTTTTATATCGGGGTTATCTGCTTGGTTATTATACCAAACAAATGCCTGTATATCTGGCAGTAATTCTAACGGCGGTGGTTTTCGCATTGATGCATATGGCTAACAGAAGTTTTAACGCCATTGCGTTGATTAATGTCATCCTGTTAGGTGTTGTTCTTGGTTTATTGCGCATTCGCGGAAGAAATCTCTGGGCACCAATAGGACTACACTTCTTGTGGAACTTTGTGCAGGGACCGGTTTTCGGGTTTTCCGTAAGTGGAAGCCCGCGTACCCACGGTCTATTCCTCATGTGGCTTCATGGTAATGAAAACCTGACCGGGGGTTCCTTCGGGCCGAATGCTTCGCTGGTGACGTTGGCCGTGCTCCTGGCGCTAAGCAGTTGGTTGGCTTACCGCCAGTTTTATCAACGTCCGGTAAACGAATTGGCCGAATAG
- a CDS encoding pyridoxal phosphate-dependent aminotransferase, protein MPKISTRGDLLPESSIRKLVPYAEKARAQGKKVIQLNIGQPDIKTPPHAIERIRNFNFELIPYGQSYGNDSYRKKLAQYYRNRKIDVEYTDILITTGGSEAISFTFMICFNPGDEIIIPEPFYANYRSFAVGTDVVIKPIASHIEDGFQLPSIPEFEKVITSKTKGIFICNPNNPTGYLYSKEELGQLRELVLKHDLYLIADEVYKEFVYDGFQHHSVMELEKTDDHVIMIDSVSKRFSACGIRIGSVVSRNKKLISSILKLGMARLCPPILGQEVAEAAVDSPPEYMEEVYNEYLRRRNYFINALNEIPGVYSPMPRGAFYSMVRLPVEDSGHFCQWILEEFEYNGSTVMLAPASGFYSSDDSGKNEVRVAYVLNVDDLKEAVACIREALKVYPHRTPEAEG, encoded by the coding sequence ATGCCTAAAATTTCAACCCGCGGGGATTTATTGCCCGAATCATCGATACGGAAGCTGGTACCTTACGCAGAGAAGGCCAGGGCGCAGGGAAAGAAGGTTATACAATTAAATATTGGTCAGCCCGATATCAAGACCCCTCCACATGCGATTGAGCGTATCCGGAATTTCAATTTCGAACTGATTCCTTACGGACAATCGTACGGCAACGATTCGTACCGGAAAAAATTGGCCCAATACTACCGTAACCGGAAAATCGATGTGGAATACACCGACATCCTGATTACTACCGGCGGGTCCGAAGCCATATCGTTTACCTTTATGATTTGCTTTAACCCGGGCGACGAAATCATCATTCCCGAGCCTTTTTATGCCAACTACCGTTCGTTCGCCGTTGGTACCGACGTGGTTATCAAGCCCATTGCATCACATATCGAAGACGGTTTCCAATTGCCATCCATTCCGGAATTTGAAAAGGTAATCACTTCCAAAACAAAGGGCATCTTTATTTGCAATCCCAATAACCCGACCGGATATCTCTACTCTAAGGAAGAATTGGGACAATTGCGTGAGCTCGTGCTAAAGCACGACCTGTACCTGATTGCCGACGAGGTTTATAAGGAGTTTGTATACGACGGATTTCAACACCATTCGGTGATGGAGCTTGAAAAAACGGACGATCATGTTATTATGATCGATTCCGTTTCGAAACGGTTCAGCGCCTGCGGTATTCGCATTGGGTCGGTTGTATCGCGTAACAAAAAGCTCATCTCATCGATACTGAAACTGGGTATGGCACGGCTTTGTCCTCCTATTCTTGGACAGGAAGTAGCTGAAGCTGCTGTCGACAGTCCGCCCGAATACATGGAAGAGGTATATAACGAATATCTTCGCCGCCGGAATTATTTCATCAATGCCTTGAACGAAATTCCCGGGGTTTATTCCCCCATGCCGAGAGGCGCCTTCTACTCCATGGTCAGGCTACCGGTTGAAGACAGCGGCCATTTCTGCCAATGGATACTGGAAGAGTTTGAATACAATGGCTCTACGGTAATGCTGGCCCCTGCTTCCGGCTTCTATAGCTCCGACGATAGCGGAAAAAATGAGGTGCGCGTGGCTTATGTCCTCAACGTGGATGACCTGAAGGAGGCAGTGGCCTGCATACGTGAAGCGCTGAAAGTTTACCCGCACCGGACGCCGGAAGCAGAAGGTTGA
- the ald gene encoding alanine dehydrogenase, producing MIIGVPKEIKNNENRVALTPAGAAELVKRGHEVYVQATAGMGSGFADEEYVSAGAQMLPTIEDVYGKAEMIIKVKEPIEPEYELIREGQLLYTYFHFASSEALTNAMLRNKSVCLAYETVELPDRSLPLLVPMSEVAGRMSVQEGAKYLEKTYGGRGMLLGGVPGVHPAKVLIIGGGIVGTEAAKMAAGLGADVTIMDVSLRRMRYLDDIMPANVKTMMSNEFNIRQMVQDHDLIIGAVLIPGAKAPNLITRDMLKTMKPGTVLVDVAIDQGGCIETTHPTTHDDPTFVIDDVIHYSVANMPGAVPRTSTLALTNATLPHAIDLAEKGWKQACREDNSLKKGLNVIDGKVVYKGVAEAFGLTYYDVDSIL from the coding sequence ATGATAATAGGAGTTCCAAAGGAAATTAAAAACAACGAAAACCGGGTTGCGTTAACGCCTGCCGGCGCTGCAGAGTTAGTTAAGCGTGGTCACGAAGTATATGTTCAGGCTACAGCAGGTATGGGAAGTGGTTTCGCCGATGAGGAATATGTTTCCGCCGGTGCACAAATGCTCCCGACTATCGAAGATGTATATGGCAAGGCCGAAATGATTATCAAAGTAAAAGAGCCTATCGAGCCTGAATATGAACTGATTCGCGAAGGCCAGTTGCTCTACACATACTTTCACTTTGCTTCATCAGAAGCGTTGACTAACGCCATGCTCCGTAACAAGTCGGTATGTTTGGCTTACGAAACCGTTGAGTTGCCCGACCGTTCATTGCCATTGCTGGTTCCCATGTCCGAAGTAGCCGGCCGTATGTCGGTACAGGAAGGCGCCAAATACCTCGAAAAAACCTACGGTGGACGCGGAATGCTATTGGGGGGTGTTCCCGGGGTCCATCCTGCCAAAGTGCTGATTATCGGCGGCGGTATTGTAGGCACCGAAGCGGCTAAAATGGCTGCCGGGTTGGGTGCTGATGTAACCATCATGGACGTAAGCCTGAGACGTATGCGTTACCTCGATGATATCATGCCAGCTAACGTAAAAACCATGATGTCGAATGAATTCAATATTCGCCAAATGGTTCAGGATCACGATTTGATTATTGGTGCCGTATTAATTCCGGGTGCAAAAGCTCCGAACCTGATTACCCGCGACATGCTGAAAACCATGAAGCCGGGAACCGTGCTGGTTGACGTAGCTATCGACCAGGGCGGTTGTATCGAAACAACCCATCCAACGACACACGACGATCCCACTTTCGTGATTGACGATGTAATCCACTATTCAGTTGCCAACATGCCGGGTGCCGTTCCACGTACCTCTACACTGGCGTTGACCAATGCCACCCTGCCTCACGCCATCGATTTGGCTGAGAAAGGCTGGAAGCAGGCTTGCCGCGAAGACAACTCCCTAAAAAAAGGATTGAACGTGATCGATGGCAAAGTAGTTTACAAAGGCGTTGCCGAAGCGTTTGGGCTCACTTATTACGATGTAGACAGCATTCTGTAA
- a CDS encoding peptidase domain-containing ABC transporter, producing MSNQNIGFIYLVLLAQMVLFLSRAVVDFIRRWILLHISTRINVSLISDFLIKLMKLPMSFFDTKLVGDILQRMEDHRRIERFLTAQSLGVVFSFFNFIIFGIVLLIYSLKIFVIFLAGSIFYTAWIFLFLKKRRMLDYKQFEQEAINQSKIYQLINGMQEIKLQNCEKRKRWEWEDVQADLFYVNVASLSLEQWQNGGTVFINELKNILITVLAATAVINGTLTLGMMLAIQYIIGQLNSPLEQLVEFIHNMQDVKISLDRLAEIHRKEDEEVEPEAKLRGILRGNRSIEIENLCFQYEGPHSPKVLQNIDLIIPQGKVTAIVGASGSGKTTLVKLLLGYYTPTEGLIKIDGHELSEYDIRWWRNQCGAVMQDGFIFSESIARNIAVSDDEIDKQKLLQAAKMANIHSFISELPLAYNTEVGQEGQGISQGQRQRILISRAVYKNPDFLFLDEATNALDARNEKEISENLDRFYQGKTVVIVAHRLSTVKNADQIVVLDQGEIVELGTHAELTQKRNYYYELVKNQLELGV from the coding sequence ATCTCCAACCAGAATATCGGGTTTATTTATTTGGTGCTGCTGGCACAAATGGTGTTGTTCCTGAGCCGAGCGGTGGTCGATTTTATCAGAAGATGGATATTACTGCATATTAGTACCCGCATCAACGTGTCGCTTATTTCTGACTTCCTGATCAAGTTGATGAAACTGCCGATGAGTTTTTTCGATACAAAACTGGTTGGCGATATTTTGCAGCGTATGGAGGATCATCGTAGAATAGAGCGATTCCTCACTGCACAATCGCTTGGGGTTGTTTTTTCGTTTTTTAACTTCATTATTTTCGGGATAGTATTACTGATTTACAGTTTGAAGATATTTGTAATATTTCTAGCGGGTAGCATCTTTTATACAGCGTGGATTTTTCTGTTCCTAAAGAAACGTCGTATGCTGGATTATAAGCAATTTGAGCAAGAGGCCATTAACCAGAGCAAAATATATCAGCTAATTAATGGAATGCAGGAAATAAAGCTACAAAATTGTGAAAAACGGAAGCGCTGGGAATGGGAGGATGTACAGGCTGATTTATTTTACGTGAATGTTGCTTCTCTATCACTGGAGCAATGGCAGAATGGCGGTACGGTATTCATCAATGAACTAAAAAATATTTTAATTACCGTTTTGGCTGCAACAGCAGTAATCAACGGGACGCTTACCCTGGGTATGATGTTGGCAATACAGTATATCATTGGGCAATTGAACAGTCCTTTGGAACAGTTGGTAGAATTCATTCACAATATGCAGGATGTTAAAATTAGTCTTGACCGGTTGGCTGAAATTCATCGCAAGGAAGATGAGGAAGTAGAGCCGGAAGCTAAACTACGAGGTATTTTAAGGGGAAATCGGAGTATAGAAATAGAAAATCTGTGCTTTCAGTATGAAGGGCCACATTCTCCAAAGGTGCTTCAGAATATTGATTTAATTATTCCGCAAGGAAAGGTGACGGCAATTGTCGGTGCAAGTGGCAGTGGAAAAACAACATTGGTGAAATTACTCCTTGGATATTATACACCAACTGAAGGGCTTATTAAAATCGATGGGCATGAGTTATCGGAATACGATATACGGTGGTGGAGAAATCAATGTGGTGCAGTGATGCAAGATGGCTTTATTTTTTCCGAATCTATAGCCAGGAATATAGCGGTGTCGGACGATGAAATTGATAAACAAAAACTACTGCAAGCAGCAAAAATGGCTAATATACATTCATTCATTAGTGAATTACCGCTGGCATATAATACCGAAGTTGGTCAGGAAGGGCAGGGGATCAGCCAGGGACAACGGCAGCGGATATTAATATCGAGGGCAGTGTACAAGAACCCGGATTTTTTGTTTTTAGACGAAGCGACTAATGCCTTGGATGCGAGGAATGAGAAGGAAATCAGTGAAAATCTGGATAGGTTTTATCAGGGTAAAACAGTTGTTATTGTTGCGCACCGTTTGAGCACGGTCAAAAATGCGGATCAAATCGTTGTTCTTGACCAAGGTGAAATCGTCGAGCTGGGAACACATGCAGAACTCACGCAAAAGAGAAATTACTATTACGAATTGGTAAAAAATCAACTGGAATTAGGAGTGTAG
- the bglX gene encoding beta-glucosidase BglX, whose amino-acid sequence MKWSAILLLLFLPLGNNLYALKPKANDEAIEKKVNELLRKMTLDEKIGQLNQYTSQWEMTGPAPQGASAQEQLQEIKSGAVGSMLNVVGAEATRKTQELAMKNSRLHIPLIFGYDVIHGFKTMFPIPLGEAASWEPELAKLSAHVAAVEASAAGLQWTFAPMMDIGRDARWGRITEGSGEDPYLGAQFAAARVHGFQGDDLSEDSTIAACAKHFAAYGFVESGLEYNTVDISEHTLRNIVLPPFEAAVKAGVATVMNSFNEIGGTPSTSNAHLQRDILKGEWGFNGFVVSDWNSIGELIPHGVAANKAEAAELAIKAGSDMDMEGHCYITSLKKLVEEGKVDESLIDDAVRRILRVKFELGLFDDPYKYSNENREKTEILTPEHLAAARKVARHSIVLLKNDNHLLPLKKEGQTIALIGPLAADKDVPLGSWRAQAVTGSAVSLLEGVKAAVADKNSVKYAEGTPLTVGPRSFTQELKFNTTDSSGFDAARKIAASADVVVLAVGEDCFQTGEGRSQTEIKMKGLQEQLMKAVYAANKNVVVVLMNGRPLVIDWMAENVPAIVEAWHLGSEAGNAIADVLFGNYNPSGKLPVSFPRAVGQLPIYYNHKSTGRPNPTGTVFWSHYTDQKKTPLFPFGYGLSYTTFKYLPVELSSHEMSMDGKIEVSVNVQNTGKVAGEEVVQLYIRDLVGSVSRPVKELKGFRKILLKTGESKKVTFTLTPDDLAFYGAGLKKKAEAGEFKVFVGTNSDDVQENSFVLE is encoded by the coding sequence ATGAAGTGGTCTGCAATTCTGCTATTATTATTTCTACCCCTGGGCAATAACTTGTATGCATTGAAGCCAAAAGCAAACGATGAAGCCATCGAGAAGAAAGTAAATGAGCTTCTCCGTAAAATGACGCTGGATGAAAAGATTGGTCAGTTAAATCAGTACACCAGTCAATGGGAAATGACCGGTCCTGCACCGCAGGGAGCATCCGCACAGGAACAGTTACAGGAAATTAAATCCGGCGCTGTTGGTTCGATGTTGAATGTAGTGGGGGCCGAAGCGACACGCAAAACGCAGGAGCTGGCAATGAAAAATTCCAGGCTGCACATTCCGTTGATTTTCGGTTATGACGTTATTCACGGCTTTAAAACCATGTTCCCAATTCCGTTAGGCGAAGCTGCCAGCTGGGAACCGGAACTGGCAAAACTTTCGGCACATGTAGCTGCGGTGGAAGCATCGGCTGCCGGTTTGCAGTGGACCTTTGCCCCGATGATGGACATTGGCCGCGACGCCCGTTGGGGACGTATCACGGAAGGTTCGGGCGAAGACCCGTACCTGGGAGCGCAATTTGCTGCTGCCCGCGTTCATGGTTTCCAGGGAGACGATTTGTCGGAAGACAGTACCATTGCCGCCTGTGCCAAGCACTTTGCCGCTTATGGCTTTGTTGAATCCGGCCTCGAATATAACACGGTTGACATTAGTGAACACACCTTAAGAAATATTGTGCTGCCACCGTTCGAAGCAGCCGTCAAGGCAGGAGTTGCCACGGTAATGAATTCTTTCAACGAAATTGGCGGAACACCATCAACATCTAATGCTCATCTGCAGCGTGACATCCTAAAAGGCGAATGGGGATTCAATGGTTTTGTAGTTTCCGACTGGAATTCGATCGGTGAACTGATTCCTCACGGTGTGGCAGCCAATAAAGCTGAAGCCGCCGAGCTGGCGATTAAAGCCGGTAGCGACATGGACATGGAGGGCCACTGCTACATTACTTCCCTGAAAAAATTGGTAGAAGAAGGGAAAGTGGATGAATCGCTGATTGACGATGCGGTTCGTCGTATCCTGCGCGTAAAATTTGAATTGGGACTGTTCGACGATCCATATAAATATAGTAATGAGAATCGGGAGAAAACCGAAATTCTTACTCCGGAACATTTGGCGGCAGCCCGGAAAGTGGCCCGCCATTCCATTGTTCTGTTGAAAAACGATAACCATCTGCTTCCGCTGAAAAAGGAAGGACAAACCATCGCCTTGATTGGTCCGTTGGCAGCTGATAAAGACGTTCCGCTGGGAAGCTGGCGTGCACAGGCCGTTACCGGTTCAGCTGTTTCGTTGCTCGAAGGAGTAAAAGCTGCCGTGGCTGACAAGAACAGCGTGAAGTATGCCGAAGGAACTCCACTTACCGTTGGTCCCAGAAGCTTTACACAGGAATTGAAATTCAATACCACCGACAGTTCCGGCTTTGATGCAGCCCGCAAAATAGCAGCAAGCGCTGATGTGGTTGTTTTGGCGGTTGGCGAAGATTGTTTTCAGACCGGCGAAGGTCGCAGTCAGACCGAGATTAAGATGAAAGGTTTGCAGGAGCAGCTGATGAAAGCTGTTTATGCCGCTAATAAAAATGTGGTGGTTGTTCTGATGAATGGTCGTCCGTTGGTGATTGACTGGATGGCAGAAAATGTACCCGCGATTGTCGAAGCCTGGCATTTGGGCTCGGAAGCCGGAAACGCGATTGCTGACGTTCTCTTTGGCAATTACAATCCGTCTGGTAAGTTACCGGTTTCATTCCCGCGTGCCGTTGGACAGCTTCCTATCTATTATAACCACAAAAGTACCGGCCGTCCCAATCCGACCGGAACAGTTTTCTGGTCACATTATACCGACCAAAAGAAAACCCCGCTGTTCCCGTTTGGTTACGGTTTGAGTTACACTACATTTAAATATTTGCCGGTTGAACTTAGCTCACATGAAATGAGCATGGACGGAAAAATCGAAGTATCGGTGAACGTTCAGAATACCGGGAAGGTAGCCGGTGAAGAAGTTGTACAATTATATATTCGTGATTTGGTTGGCAGTGTATCCCGTCCGGTGAAAGAACTGAAAGGTTTCCGGAAAATATTGCTGAAAACGGGAGAGTCGAAGAAAGTGACGTTCACTTTAACGCCCGACGATTTGGCTTTCTACGGAGCCGGTTTGAAGAAAAAAGCAGAAGCGGGAGAATTCAAAGTATTTGTCGGGACCAACTCCGATGATGTACAGGAAAACTCCTTTGTTTTAGAATAG